The genomic region CCACtggcagatagaagaagtggctgatgtcaacaaatcctaccagtggatggacaaagctggactgaaagacagcacaaaggcactaatcctagcagcacaggagcaggctctgagtacaagatcgatagaggctgggatctaccataccaggcaggaccccaggtgcaggctgtgcagagatgcccctgaaacaatccagcacataacagcgggatgcaagatgctagcaggcagggcatacatggaacaCCATGACTGAGTGgccggcatagtgtacaggaacatctgtgccaagtacaggctggaagtctCAAcgtcaaaatgggacacacctccaaaggtggttgagaatgacagagctaGGATCCTGTGGGACgtccagatacagactgacatagtagtggtggacaaaaaaagagaacaaggctgtggtgatagatgtagcaattccaagtgatagcaacatcaggaagaaggagcacaagaagatcgagaagtaccaagggctgaaagaagagctggaaaagatgtggaagatGAAGGCCCAAGTGGTACAGGTGGTGATAGAAACActagaaaatatatatacatatatatttttatatattttaaggCCTCGACATTTCCCGTTGGATCGTGGTCAAATTGTTACTTGTGGAGACATAACAATATAAAGTGTAACAGcaattttcagtttcagtccaGTGTTCGCTTGCAATAAATTCATGTAAAAATAAGGATAGTCAGATCCTTTACAGTGTTTCACAGGAAGTTGAATAGCATCCTACTTAAACTGGTTATTATAGACAACAGTAATGAGAACAGATTGAATCAGTATAGCTGGTTGTATAATGACAAACCACACAAATATGATAAAAGAATATGAGAGGGTCAGTaacatctgtaaaacacaaGCTTCTCAAAATAACAGGTTAGCATCAGAAAAAGTAGTACTGTTTGTAATAATTTAACCAAAACCAAATGAAACAATGTACTAACTCAACTTCAACATTTGAACAGtcaggaccccaggtgcaggcttTGCAAAGATGCCCCTAAGACAATGCAGCACATAACAgcgggatgcaagatgctagcaggcagggcatacatggaacaccataaccaagtggccggcatagtgtacaggaacatctgtgccgagtacaggctggaagtctcaaagtcaaaatgggacacacctccaaaggtgaCTGAGCTAAtatcctgtgggacttccagacacagactgacaaactggtaattGCCAACCAACCATTGTAatggacaaacaggagaacaaggctgtagtgattaatgtatatatatacacacactcatattgACAGATAAATAGATATAGAGATATATACTCAAAGATTGCGGTATTTTTCTAGAACTGAGTTTTTCAATGTCACAGTTTGTTAAACATGTTTCCTGAAATATTtctgattaaaaaacattttgtaggAATAAAACTCTGCATCTGCATTGCTTTGTCATCACCTCAGCTGGTTGAGAGACtactgttgttggtgttgtctGTGTTGTCCACGTTGTCGGCGTTGTCCACGGTGTTTCAGAGGACTTCCATCAACTCTGTCCTGTCCCTTGTCTGGGTATTGCCTGTCAGATTGTCTCGTGTTTTGTGCTGGACACATACCTGTAAAAGACAGAAGATGTTTTCAGTGCTGTCCAAACTGGCTCATGAGCCTTTTCTGTTCTTTGACCTCTCTTTAACAAATGGTAAAAATTCAGTaagtaaaactttttaaaccttttaaaagagaaacatcagtttcaggcagcagagaaacagaaacacagaaacagtgtttAGGAATGAGGAACATatataaaatcaaaatcaatGGGTTATTGTTACCAAATGTTACAGAACcatgaaaatgatgtgacttACTTTGACGTTTGCACAAAATAAATCCTGCTGCTAGACAAACAAGACCTATAAGGCAAAGAATCATGATGCCAGACACAAGTCCAGGGCTGAGATGAGGAGGATCAGGGGAAGGAGAATCAGCTGAAATCAGACAAAATACATGAGATTtaagattttaatgtttttattcttattattattgttaaaaaaaaattttgcAGGCACAGTTTGTGACCACAGGTCTGCTCATAACAGTGTTGTTAGATCACAACGACATTAACACAacttctccttcttttctttcggcttttcccatcaggggtcgccacagcgaatcatccttttccacctcactctatcatgagcatcttctaccctcacaccagccaacctcatgtcctctgttaagacatccatatatctcctccttggtcgtcctcttgacctcctgcctggcagctccatctccaacatccttctaccactatactcactatccctcctctgaacatgtccaaaccatctcagtctggcctctctgactttgttgctaacacatgcaacgtgagccgtccctctgatgtactcgttccttattctgtctaacctggtcactcctaaggagaacctcaacatcttcatctctgctacctccatctcagcctcttgtctctttctcactgctaccgtctctaacccatagagcagagctggtctcaccactgtcttgtacacctttcctttgagtcttgctgacactcttctgtcacacaacactcctgacactttcctccacccgctccaacctgcctgcactctcctcttcacctcttttccacactctccatcacactgaactgttgaccccaagtacttaaactcctgcaccttcttcacctcagccccctgtaacctaacacttctaccttgatccctctcgttcagacacatgtattctgtcttactacgactgaccttcatgcctcttctttccagagcaaacctccacctctctagctgttcctctacctgctctgtactctcactgcaaatcacaatgtcgtctgcaaacatcattgtccagggagattcctctctgacctcatctgtcagcctgtccatcagcataacaaacaagaagggactcaaagctgatccttggtgtagttccacctccaccttgaattCCTCTGTCTGACATATAATAAGGCTCTTTTGTTTCCTTACTAAATctgttgaaaacatgtttaaaatgataattCAGTGTAAGTGCAATCATGTTctgaatataaaaacacttgAATTAAATTTTTAGATTTGTATTAAATGTCTGTACTCACCAACAATCAGGGTAACGTTATCTCTGTTGAGCTGACTTTCCATTTTGGGAACATAACAGGTGTAATTTCCTGCATCTGCTTCACTTACATTGGTCAgttttagtgaaatgtttccttgGGTCATTTTATCTCGGAAGAGAGATGTTCTACCTCTGAATTTAAGGTCTTGGGTATCTGGATTGTCATCCCTACTTTTAAACATGTGCACAACAGtcctttctcttttccactCTACAGTCTGTCTTGTGACGTCAAATTCAGGCCTCACGTGGCATGGCAGAACGACGTCATCACCAACCTCTGCTCGGACTGGTTCACGCGATCCAACCACTTCAAAACCTCCTGAAGAAACAAACGGTACATTGCATTTACTGTTGCAAGATTATGAACATATAGAAGGACATTTCAAGAAAATCAGGGACAAAATATAAACTCCATTTACAAATGTTAGACATAAGAAAGAATTTGGGAGGATCAGTTATAAAACTGTGTACAATGATCTGCAAGTGGACAAGTGACTTAAAATGAGACTCACAGAAGTGAGCATTGTCAAGTTGCCACCGTTTCAGCCTGGCACCCCGCCAGCTCTGGATTTCCTccagttcttcctctccctctccctctggactccacACACCAACTACTTCTCTATCTCCTCTCCCAGTCACTAATTGCATATTGctccacctgtgttcccctctgcCTACAAAacctctcctcagtcctctccccAGTGTCAGAACCAGGTATCTTCCATTCTTCTGCTAAGTCCAGACTTCACTGGATACTTTACTAATGAATTTATTACTGAGATTTGGTGGAGGTTAGCTCAGTAAATCAAATAGAAATGTTAGCAAATATTGAAATCATGGCTTTAGCgttagaaaaaaatgtaacagtCCTACCCCatacatatgtttttgttttttccttaatttaattattaaaacacataaaactcaGGAAGCTCTGTGAACCAAGATGAGTATTTGAAGTTTGCCAGTTATCACTTAAGAACAATACCCCATTGTTTAGTTGATATGATTTACAAGTAACTGGCCTTTTCCTGTCACAATGCATGAGTAACCGCAAATTGAGGAACTTTGACTGGTTGAAACTGTGTTtcacacacatagaaaagaaGAGTATGGAGGCAGATTTTCAGAGTTGTCATATACCACATGTTATGTGTGCCTCGCACACATTAAGTGCTTGTTGTTAATTGCTCATGTCTGTGTATCATCAGGGAGGATGTGAGGAGAGAACAAGCAGAGCCAACTGAAGCAGAAGCCTTGAACTATACCACTGACCTTGGATCATCAGAGGCTTCAGTTTCCTCTGTAACCGAGGATCAGATAATATTCAGAGAATTTTAAAGCTTAAATGTTCCGGGATTAAAATGCAGTATTGTTAGAGCTAAATAAAGCTCCACAGCTGAATGGTACTAATAGTCATGAAGTAATAGGAGAAATAAACAATTAACTGCGGATTAATACAAAAAGAAAGTATAACTTACGTGAGTTTTTCACTGCGTTTATatcaaacaacagaacaaaagtgGTTAAAAGTGGATAAGTAATAAGTCGGATCATTGTTATTGTtagaaaaataacttaaatacgGCTCAGTTGTTTTGTCCGTCGACGAGCAGCTGCAAGCTTTGAATGTAGGAAGAAATGAAATTTCttagtttctctttctcagtGTTGCACAATAAGTGACACATATTCACCACATTTCtgccaaaataataataataataattaggaCATGATTTCCTCTTATTAGAGAATTATCCCCTAAATTCAAACTTTGCCACCTCACTCCTTTTCACTCAGAGTAACCTGGCTGggcttcctgctgctgatgctgctcatCCTGGACTCGTATCTCATCACTCCCTGTTGTCGAAGCTGACTCTACTcagttgctctgtgtttgttctgctaacTTTAACTAACTTAAACAACTAAATGCATAGTTTTAATGTACAGCGACTGGAGTAAGACTCGTAACATATGCCTGTCTAAGGATAAAcggaaatacagtaaaattataattcacacaAAAGTTAATGACGCCGGAATCagtgtgtaactttgctaaaactttggaaaatatgaaaacatgacataacaaacacagagcacCTTGTTTCAATTGTTGaaactttttattaaagatgagaaaGAACAGTACACCGTAGCAAAGCATTTTGCAAAAAAGACCCTGTGACAAAACATTCACTCTGCTCTTATTAAAGGTACAAAACCAGGAGGACATTCATGTTTATGTAATTTGTCCCTTAATCATTAAACAGCgttacagcaacagaaaagaaatacaaatgtgaAGAGGGTTATTGAACCTTAAGCTTATAAAAGAGGCTAATGATACAAAGGCAGATGACTCAGACGGTTTTATATTGTCAGTCTCCACTGTGTCAGCCCAGGAATTATTATGCTTTGTTTGCACAGCAAATGGAAGTTTAGTGCCACAATTCATATCATCCCAGCACTTATGATCTGTAAATACCGAAAACACGAGTCAGTCAGGACGACATCTCTGCACACTTCAAAACAGACGCTACTGTGGTTCAAAGTTACCATTATTAAACCCAtagaaaaaacaaccacaaattacataatgcattttgaatactgtaaaaacatcaaCTAGTTTGATCAAAGTCGAATCTAACAGattcaattcattcatttttaccttttacaTTTCTGGGATATTCaatcttttaaaataatatatacattGTTTTACCACTATGATTTATTTGCAAACAACACCGTAAGTAATGACGGTTGTTAGGTTCTCCAGAACATCACTTGGTATAGTGGAAATTGCTGCCATCGCTCCAAAGAGATTCCCAGGCTTGATTCAAGCGTTAtcagaaacaaatataatgagtCAGTTGTAGTGATTCTTCATATTATAAGAATCTATGAGCCTGAACCAAGTCTCTAAAATCCTAACCAGTCACTTTGTAGCATCTGATTTTATCAATGCTTTACAAACatgtgtattaatattattggtTTTATGATCTCATGCACTTATTTGTAAGTCTAGATTGTCCATTGGTCATTTTTTAGTGACAAAAGACAACTTTAACATAAAAGGCCTTGTTTTGTATCCATAGTatagaaatatgaaaataaaggtTTCAAATCATGATGACttgtaaaaagtattttaagtaCCAATTTACACATCATTGCTTATACTATAAGACCATGTTAAAGGTTAATTTATTATGTagatattaaaaacaaactgaccagtttgattattgttttccTTTGCTTCTGGAACAGCTGTGATTTTTGACTACAATTTTGAAAAGTCAGTTCTACAATGATTAATTTTCTCAAAAATAAATCTTGTTTATTCTTCAGTAATCTGTACAAACATTTCTTCTAGTCTTAATTATTGTGTTgtcagaaacaaatgaaaagactCAGTTGAAGTGacctgtttgattttttttttctttgcttctggGACAGCTGTTTGACAACATGACAGAACAGTTTCACAACCTCACATCTCTTTACTATAAGAGAAATGcaagttttctttgtcttttttttttgcattacacaaacaattcttacctgcagctgctgccagaACCACTGTGGCACGACTAATCACACACGCAGTCAGTATCTTCATGGTAGAGGGGGGATGATGCAGATTTTGCCCTTCAATTAAGAGAAATACACGTCAGTAACACTTGTACAGTGACTGAAAAACAGACTGAGAGTTTGTAGTGAACCTGCTGCAGAATTATCTTCCTCCTCAGTATCAGCTAATAGCTTCAGTGTTCCTGTGTAAAGGTTCTGTATGAAACAAAGAGCAGGTCATAAACTCCTTTTATCTCATCATGCCTTCCAAAATGAGGAACTGAAGCAAACaacacatatacatttttttttgtttgttctcaaTGGTGACTCACAtcagtattaataaatataaataaatacacattatcACTTTGCAGTAGACGCTTAATCCTCCATCTCAGAAGAGAAGACGTTGAACTATCAAATGCCCTGCAAACATTATGAGAAGCCACGGAActgcaacaacatcaaaacaaattaTGGAAGTGTTtgccttttttatatatttagtattttatagaGTAACACTCCTCTTCATGTTTAGCTGATCCTAGAGTGTATGTTACAGGAGCTCTATAATTCTGATTTGTGTAGCTCTGTGCTGAGAGAAGGACTTTACTGTAAAACCTTCCGCATATAGTGAAACGACACACCTGTTACAGCAGCTGTAAAGGAGCTGTGGAAGTGCCACACCTGCACAGGTAATACTGACAACGTGTTTCTCACAATGTGTGACAGCTTTGATGAAGTTTATTGCACTactattgtttttattgcttttttgaAAAACACTTATGAAGGAATGCCCAATTCACACTAATTATAGAAAGTTTGTCTCTTAATCATTAAACACAGGCTTGGAAATAGTAGAAAAAAACTATATTGTCCTTTTTGTAATGATTATTCTAAGTAACTTAAATCAAAGTTGATTCAAAGAAATTAATGTTATCAACATGTTTATACATGATACAActaaaccctttttttttccagtgatgCTGCTAAGAGGTCATACAGTACGCCACCATGGTGAATGTACAATTTGTGTAGGGGTGTTAGTTGTCACAGTAGCTATGGCATACATACAAATTAAACATAAGATATTTATAGATATTTACTTTGTGGTTCTCAATAACATTGTTATAAAAGGTTAAGCAGGATGTTTAAGATTGGatattttgacaaattaaaatatgttgtctgtttatatttagtTGATAAGTTaggtataaatatatttgtgacttgtcatttaatttaaaagtaatattttttatagaCAACATAATTGCTTTCCCAAAGCAAATTAATTTGTGATTGCCATTAAGTTGTATAGCAATGTAACACCATAACAGGTAATCGTCACTTAAGTGAAGACACATCAGCTTATAAATATGCTCAGTGATGGGTATGAAAATAAGAACTTGTATTTATCTAAAACCATCAGTTTACAAATTATTTGTGAGAATGTATAGgaagtaataaaaaaactgagGAAGATGGAGCGTTCAttcaactaaaaaaaacatctgtgtgttttattgttagaTTCTGTTGTTTAAATTGTTTCAACAATGATTTTTAATATCAGTATTTAGAGAGTAAAGAAGCTGCTGTGAGAATCTGATGAAAGATCAATAGTTTTCATAGGCTCTGTctatgtgacattttaataagcAGTAGCATCTTGTGTCAGCCAATTACAGTATTATTTGTGAATTCATGTTCCTTCACTCTGCACATTGGAAAACTGATCTTGATTCTGTTGAAGTGAAGATGCGAAGTTTGTTCTAAATGTCAACGGTGTTTGTTAacttgtgttaaaaaaaaaaaaagagctacCCAAGTCCAAAACTCACCCAATGTGAGAAGAGATTTTCTTCAAGTCTGACTGTTTCTTGAAGGAAAATACAATAAGACACGACAACAGTTTTACAGGTCAACACAGATTCAAAAGTAGAGAACTGTTAAGACTAAAGATAGTATTGTTACATCTGGTATTTAGTATTTTGTTGTGTGACTGAAAAAGTTTCTCTGTCATGTTCTGTGACTGAGACAAGATAAATGTTACAAAACTGATCACGTTTCAGGTTGAGAGTAAATCAACTGTGTCCATGTAGATCAGCTGATCTACCAGTCGTGCACATACTGCAGGGTAAGTGGTTTGATCCCTGTGTGTTCTTGGATTATATAGTGAATCCTCTATGCAGCACATTGACATAACAGTTGTCCATACACATTCCCCATaggatcaataaagtacaaAAAGTAGGAGCATAGTTAAAGGTAGTGTAGTAATAATACCTATTACATACAATCATAGCTTCAATGACTAATttgacatacatacacaaatattcacacatatactttttaaatactttctggTTAGATACAACTCTGTATCTTTGCTTTGTCTTCAGCTTAGCTGGGTGAGAGACACAAGAGATGCTCATGTACCACAGCTGTCTGTGCTGTCCACACTGTTAGTGTTGCCCACGTTGCCAGTGTTGCCCACGTTGTCAGTGTTGTCCACGTTGTCAGTGTTGTCCACGTTGTCAGTGTTGCCCACGTTGTCAGTGTTGTccatgttgtcagtgttgtccACATTGTCAGTGTTGCCCACATTGTCAGTGTTGTccatgttgtcagtgttgtccACATTGTCAGTGTTGTCCACGTTGTCAGTGTTGCAGGTGTTATCCATCTTGATGTTGAACCCAGTCAGGAGAGTTTCCTCAGGTCCATTCTGTCCCTGTTCTGGGTTTTGCCTGTTGGGTTGTCTCCTGTTTTGTGCTCGGCACATACCTGTACAAGACAAAAGATGTTTTCATCGTTGTCCAAACTGGTTCATTTCTGTTCTTTGACCTCTCTGTTAAACAAATGGTCAAATTTCAATTTGTAAAACTTTTTAAACCTTCCTTTCTGCAGAGaagcaaaaatacagaaatcagTCTATGTGTTTAGGAATGAGGCACAAACCAAAATCAATGGGTTATTTTATCAATATGTGAATTGTAACCAAATGTTGTAGAACCATAAAAATGATGTGACTTACTTTGACGTTTCCACAAAATAAATCCTGCTGCTGGACAAATGATACACATAAAGCAAAGAATCGCGATGCCAGCCACAAACCTAGAGCTGATACAAGTGGAATCAGGGGAAGTAGAATCGgctaaaatgggaaaaaaaaacaaaaaaaaaaacatgagatttaagatttttatgttttattgttattgtttaaaaaagcGTTGAGACACAGTGTGGTTGTTAAAGTTCATGAAGTAGCATTAACAGTTTTGTTAGATCACAATGATATTAACACAACTGACCTACTACAAACTCCCAAAAGATGATGTTGTAAAACCTGacagtttgtttactgttaTCTCTATAATACTTACTGGGATCAGACTGCTCAATTTTTTGGTCTTTTGTTTCCACTGGATctgttgaaaacatgttttattagtttgtctgTACTCACCAACAATCAGGGTAACGCTGCCTGTCTTGACCTGACTTTGTAGTTTAGGAAGACAACAGGTGTAACTtccttcatctgtttctcttaCATTGGTCAgttttagtgaaatgtttcctttgTGCAGTTCATCATGGAAGAGAGAAGTTCTATGTTTAAATTGTTCATGTTGAGGATCTGGATCATCCTTCAGACTTCTATAGACATGTACTGTCAAGTCTCCATTGAATGTCCAGTCCACTCTTAAAGTCGTCACATCAAATGGAGGCTCCAGGTGGCACGGCAGAATGACGTCATCTCCAACTACAGCTCGAACTGGTTCATGTGATCCAGTCACATTTGACTttactgcataaaaaaaacccactggCTTTAGATTCATAGTCAAAGAATCACTGAGCGGTTTGTTCTCAGTATAAAAGATGAGGAACCTTTGGTCtaatttcttcctttttaatcAGGGGGtgatctgcttttcttttctttttgttttttaatgcgGAACATGCACAGTCCATgtcatatattttataaaatactgtgattatctgtttctctttctaaaGAAAATCCGTCTAACTTACCAACACTAGGTTCTACAACAGCTTCCTGATGGATTTAAGGAAGGTAACATCTGTATTGTCCAGTATCAGATGGAGTCACTTTGTTAGGTCTGTGgggtttttttaaatatccaaTTTGCAACAGATAATGAAGTGAGTGTGCCACCATTGTGTTCAGAGCAGTAAAGAAGAGTTTGCAGATTTTACTACATAACCAAAACGTACATCATCCCCTCTACTTCCTGCATCACATTTAGTCAGTGGACCtataaacagattttaaaaggAATTTCCATCATCATCCTGAACAGTATGTGTTACTGTGTCCTGCTTCATTTCAGTGTTGTGGGATatactgtggcaagaaaaactttgtgaacctttcgAATTGGTGTcacttttctgcattaatttgtcataaaatgtgcaaaagtcacaacaatagaaaaacactgcttaaaataatactacacaaagttttcatgtttttattgaacataacgtgtaaacattcacagtgcagggtggaaaaagtatgtgaacccctagcctaatgacctaaagagctaattggagccaggagtgtgccaaccttgagtccaatcagtgtgatgatattggatgtgttgctgaaagctgtcctgccctttataaacacacaccagtcttgggtttactggtttcaagaagcactggctgatgtgaaccatgcctcgcataaaagagctctcagaagacctacgatcaagaattgttgacttgcatgaagctggaaagggttacaaaaatatctccaaaagccttgatgttcatgtgtccacagtgagacagactgtggagaaagttcagcactgttgctagtCTCCGAATCCGAAATTGCACTGTAgatgacatctctgtcactcctctgcatttgtcggatcacttcttcattcagctcacagtcttcatctctagaccatctcattcttccactgcattggaaacattccgccgcaacctcagatctctcaacccaGAGAAGctttcttccctggtttctgcagcgctg from Anabas testudineus chromosome 18, fAnaTes1.2, whole genome shotgun sequence harbors:
- the LOC113168490 gene encoding junctional adhesion molecule-like: MTPSPFITRHMLWTIRTSGHSTLICSTEKITVSVGVDVVLPCRLQPATDAEFMRLEWTRPDLHPEDVHVHQDGRLLFESQNPSYNFRTRLFVDQLINGNVSLKVSRVNSSDTGKYRCYLPSIHQEAVIELSVVKSNVTGSHEPVRAVVGDDVILPCHLEPPFDVTTLRVDWTFNGDLTVHVYRSLKDDPDPQHEQFKHRTSLFHDELHKGNISLKLTNVRETDEGSYTCCLPKLQSQVKTGSVTLIVDPVETKDQKIEQSDPTDSTSPDSTCISSRFVAGIAILCFMCIICPAAGFILWKRQSMCRAQNRRQPNRQNPEQGQNGPEETLLTGFNIKMDNTCNTDNVDNTDNVDNTDNMDNTDNVGNTDNVDNTDNMDNTDNVGNTDNVDNTDNVDNTDNVGNTGNVGNTNSVDSTDSCGT